One Mycolicibacterium crocinum DNA window includes the following coding sequences:
- a CDS encoding VOC family protein: protein MSFPTLAHVAVTVRDLSVSVPWYRALIGSDPVLDEDTDAGFHHCVFLLDNGTLFGLHQHTTAPSDQAFSEHNVGLDHVGFGVADRGELESWQARLDELGVTHGGIVDAHYGSGLSFRDPDGITLEFFAPPAQA, encoded by the coding sequence ATGTCGTTTCCCACCCTCGCCCACGTCGCGGTCACGGTGCGTGACCTGTCGGTCAGCGTGCCCTGGTACCGGGCGCTGATCGGTTCCGATCCGGTGCTCGACGAGGACACCGACGCCGGCTTCCACCACTGCGTGTTCCTCCTCGACAACGGCACTCTGTTCGGCTTGCACCAGCACACCACCGCGCCGTCCGATCAGGCGTTCAGCGAGCACAACGTCGGCCTGGACCACGTCGGCTTCGGCGTCGCCGACCGCGGCGAGCTCGAGAGCTGGCAGGCCCGCCTCGACGAGTTGGGCGTGACACACGGCGGAATTGTGGACGCGCACTACGGTTCCGGGTTGAGCTTCCGCGACCCCGACGGCATCACGCTGGAGTTCTTCGCGCCTCCGGCTCAGGCCTGA